From a region of the Oryza sativa Japonica Group chromosome 6, ASM3414082v1 genome:
- the LOC4341654 gene encoding uncharacterized protein, with product MVSSSSSSPRRRALLLLFVFASSFFASAAAAVSRTNSSSAFVLAAAQTRRKDPLRGLRYYTGGWNISDKHYLASVGFSAAPVFVVAAVWFASLALAAFVACCCRCCCSGAGGGNGNGGYSYSRAIFAVSLALLLVFTAVAIIGCIVLYDGQGKFHGSTTATLRFVVNQSDGAVASLRGFSGFIEAAKAAAVEKATLPADLQGKVDDVVRRVDASADDLAARTTTNSRKIRTALETIRTILIVVAAVMLALAFLGLVFSLCGLKSLVYTLVIFGWILVTATFILSGTFLLLHNAVGDTCVAMDEWVLHPQGHTALDDILPCVDAAATSDALRRSKEVNYQIVSVLNNLLATVANANVPASSPPSPPASYRQSGTPVPLLCNPYNGDLSDRACAAGEVAAADAPRAWRGYVCRATGAAPSSEVCATTGRLTPTMYDQMVAAANASAGLTQYGPVLADLADCSYVRRAFQAVTAAHCPGLRRHSGRVYQALLAVSVAVAAAVAAWVAHSQERRRRSETRRFQVSPYRFPIEEKSLLKSPRRPYRRGDSGRMAR from the exons atggtgtcgtcgtcgtcgtcgtcgcctcgccggcgagctctccTCCTGCTGTTCGTCTTCGCGTCGTCGTTCTTTGCCAGCGCTGCAG CGGCGGTGTCGCGGACGAACTCGTCGTCGGCGTTcgtgctggcggcggcgcagacgcGGCGGAAGGATCCACTCCGCGGGCTGAGGTACTACACCGGCGGCTGGAACATCAGCGACAAGCACTACCTCGCC tCGGTCGGGTTCAGCGCGGCGCCGGTGTTCGTTGTCGCGGCCGTCTGGTTCGCCTCCCTCGCGCTCGCCGCGTTCGTcgcctgctgctgccgctgctgctgctctggcgccggcggcggcaacggcaacgGCGGTTACTCCTACTCCCGCGCCATCTTCGCCGTCTCCCTCgcgctcctcctcgtcttcaccgccgtcgccat AATCGGGTGCATCGTGCTGTACGACGGGCAGGGGAAGTTCCACGGGAGCACGACGGCGACGCTGCGGTTCGTCGTCAACCAGTCGGACGGCGCGGTGGCGAGCCTGCGCGGCTTCAGCGGTTTCATcgaggcggcgaaggcggccgcCGTGGAGAAGGCCACCCTCCCCGCCGACCTCCAGGGGAAGGTCGACGACGTCGTGCGCCGGGTGGACGCCTccgccgacgacctcgccgcgcGCACCACCACTAACTCCCGCAAGATCCGCACCGCGCTGGAGACCAT AAGGACAATCCTCATCGTTGTTGCCGCCGTGATGCTGGCCTTGGCGTTTCTTGGGCTTG TGTTCTCCCTGTGCGGGCTGAAATCACTAGTATACAC CTTGGTGATTTTTGGATGGATTCTAGTTACTGCAACATTCATACTGTCCGGCACTTTTCTTCTCTTGCACAA CGCGGTGGGCGACACGTGCGTGGCCATGGACGAGTGGGTGCTCCACCCGCAGGGCCACACGGCGCTCGACGACATCCTCCCctgcgtcgacgccgccgcgacgTCGGACGCGCTCCGCCGGAGCAAGGAGGTCAACTACCAGATCGTCTCCGTGCTCAACAACctcctcgccaccgtcgccaacGCCAACGtccccgcgtcgtcgccgccgtcgccgccggccagctACCGCCAGTCCGGGACCCCCGTGCCGCTCCTCTGCAACCCCTACAACGGCGACCTCTCCGaccgcgcctgcgccgccggcgaggtcgccgccgccgacgcgccgcgggcGTGGCGGGGCTACGTGTGCCGCGCCAcgggggcggcgccgtcgtcggaggtgtgcgccaccaccggccgcctcacGCCGACGATGTACGACcagatggtcgccgccgccaacgccagcGCCGGGCTGACCCAGTACGGccccgtcctcgccgacctcgccgacTGCTCGTACGTGCGGCGCGCGTTCcaggcggtgacggcggcgcacTGCCCGGGGCTGCGGCGGCACAGCGGCAGGGTGTACCAGGCGCTGCTCGCCGTGTCCGTCGCCGTGGCGGCCGCCGTGGCCGCGTGGGTGGCGCACTcacaggagcggcggcggcggagcgagacGAGGCGGTTCCAGGTGTCGCCGTACAGGTTCCCCATCGAGGAGAAGTCGCTGCTCAAGAGCCCCCGGCGGCCGTACCGGCGAGGCGACAGCGGCAGGATGGCGAGGTAG